The following proteins come from a genomic window of Neosynechococcus sphagnicola sy1:
- a CDS encoding SDR family oxidoreductase, protein MFLVTGATGGLGRRVIRLLREQSQPVRALVRLTANYAELEHRGAQICIGSLLRSPDLQRACTGIQYVISTHSASEAAEGDVQAIDYQANIDLIDQAKAEGVEHFVFVSALGVDQGYDDAPVFKAKRAVEKYLVSSGLNYTVLRPASFASSLLSVAQQFRQTGVYLLIGNPQHRTSIVSPDDLAQIAIAAPTTQGACNQIFAVGGPEVLHRGEIPKILGRVMQREPMVMQTPLLGFDSIRTVIGLFNPKTHAELGTLRVLLAHEFFCTTNEIEQLQAVFNLQLETLESFLHRSLNP, encoded by the coding sequence ATGTTTTTGGTAACTGGTGCCACAGGCGGATTAGGCCGTAGAGTGATTCGGCTATTGCGTGAACAATCTCAACCTGTGCGAGCCTTAGTCCGATTAACGGCTAATTATGCCGAATTAGAGCACCGGGGGGCACAGATTTGCATTGGCAGTTTGCTGCGATCGCCGGATCTACAAAGAGCCTGCACGGGCATTCAGTACGTCATCAGTACCCATAGTGCCAGTGAAGCTGCCGAGGGGGACGTGCAAGCGATTGACTATCAAGCCAATATTGACCTCATTGACCAAGCGAAAGCCGAGGGGGTAGAACATTTCGTCTTTGTTTCTGCTCTTGGCGTTGATCAAGGTTATGACGATGCTCCGGTTTTTAAGGCTAAACGAGCCGTTGAAAAATATCTGGTCAGCAGCGGACTGAACTATACGGTTTTGCGTCCTGCGAGCTTTGCCTCCAGTCTGCTCTCTGTGGCCCAACAATTTCGCCAGACCGGGGTCTATCTTTTGATTGGGAATCCCCAGCATCGCACCTCAATTGTTAGCCCCGATGACTTAGCTCAGATCGCGATCGCCGCTCCCACGACCCAGGGTGCCTGCAATCAGATTTTTGCTGTGGGTGGCCCGGAAGTCCTCCATCGCGGCGAAATTCCTAAAATTTTGGGCCGAGTGATGCAGCGAGAGCCAATGGTGATGCAGACTCCTTTACTGGGGTTTGACAGCATCAGAACCGTGATTGGGTTATTTAATCCCAAAACCCATGCTGAACTAGGAACCCTGCGAGTCTTACTTGCCCATGAGTTTTTCTGTACAACGAATGAAATTGAGCAATTGCAGGCGGTTTTTAATCTTCAGTTGGAAACCTTGGAAAGCTTTCTTCATCGATCGTTAAACCCCTAG
- a CDS encoding 30S ribosomal protein S1: protein MVNQELMVKDVGFTHEDFAALLDKYDYHFSPGDIVPGTVFSLEPKGALIDIGAKTAAYIPLQEMSINRVDNPEEVLQSNETREFFILADENEDGQLTLSIRRIEYMRAWERVRQLQAEDATVRSAVFATNRGGALVRIEGLRGFIPGSHISTRKPKEELMGEDLPLKFLEVDEERNRLVLSHRRALVERKMNRLEVGEVVIGTVRGIKPYGAFIDIGGVSGLLHISEISHDHIDTPHSVFNVNDEVKVMIIDLDAERGRISLSTKQLEPEPGDMVKNPQVVYEKAEEMAAKYRERMQIQQAGAVAPVEAEAEPEVVIEELPSAEDTE, encoded by the coding sequence ATGGTCAATCAGGAACTGATGGTAAAAGATGTCGGCTTCACACATGAAGACTTTGCCGCCCTCCTCGACAAATATGACTACCACTTTAGCCCTGGGGACATTGTTCCGGGGACGGTGTTTAGTCTTGAGCCGAAGGGCGCTCTGATTGACATCGGTGCTAAAACTGCTGCTTACATCCCCCTTCAAGAAATGTCCATCAATCGTGTGGACAATCCTGAAGAAGTCTTGCAATCCAATGAAACCAGGGAATTCTTTATCCTGGCTGATGAAAACGAAGATGGGCAGCTCACCCTCTCGATTCGTCGCATTGAGTATATGCGGGCTTGGGAACGAGTACGTCAGTTGCAAGCAGAGGATGCAACTGTACGATCCGCAGTTTTTGCCACCAATCGCGGGGGGGCTTTGGTTCGGATTGAAGGGCTGCGGGGCTTTATCCCTGGCTCCCATATCAGCACCCGAAAGCCCAAGGAAGAATTGATGGGCGAGGATTTGCCCCTGAAATTCCTCGAGGTGGATGAAGAGCGCAACCGCCTAGTGCTCAGTCATCGTCGTGCCCTCGTTGAGCGCAAGATGAACCGCTTAGAAGTGGGTGAAGTGGTGATCGGTACGGTTCGTGGTATCAAGCCCTACGGTGCATTTATCGATATCGGAGGTGTCAGCGGTCTGCTGCACATTTCTGAAATTTCCCACGACCACATTGATACCCCCCACAGTGTGTTCAATGTCAATGATGAAGTCAAGGTGATGATCATTGATTTGGATGCAGAGCGAGGTCGGATTTCTCTTTCCACCAAGCAACTGGAGCCTGAACCGGGTGATATGGTGAAAAATCCCCAGGTGGTTTACGAAAAAGCTGAGGAAATGGCTGCTAAATACCGGGAACGGATGCAAATTCAACAGGCAGGCGCTGTGGCACCGGTTGAAGCTGAAGCTGAACCGGAAGTCGTGATTGAAGAACTACCCAGTGCGGAAGACACTGAGTAA
- a CDS encoding HAD family hydrolase has translation MLLRCGHQLFSGIAGVFFDKDGTLTTSETYLVQLGHQRLHSIVAQVPSVRGRLLKVWGLEDEDLDPAGLLAVGSRQACEIAAVLEMTALGYPWVWAADVVQSAFLAADQALPRKASCTPLLPGIWELLQTLRAANLKLGILSADTPALVADFVDYYQLADLFHLWMGSETQLGKPDPHFFWQACRVLEVQPYATLMIGDAAIDIQMGRAAGTAGCVGVTWGWNRSLDLLSADVILTHPQQLVVSQN, from the coding sequence ATGCTCCTTCGGTGTGGTCATCAACTTTTCTCTGGCATTGCAGGGGTCTTCTTTGACAAGGACGGTACCCTCACCACCTCAGAAACTTATCTCGTCCAGCTAGGCCATCAGCGGCTCCATTCCATTGTGGCGCAGGTTCCCTCTGTACGAGGTAGGCTTTTAAAAGTCTGGGGACTGGAAGACGAAGATCTAGATCCAGCAGGGCTCTTGGCAGTTGGCAGTCGTCAAGCCTGCGAGATCGCTGCGGTGCTGGAAATGACGGCCTTGGGCTATCCCTGGGTGTGGGCTGCTGACGTTGTCCAGTCCGCATTCCTGGCAGCCGATCAAGCGTTACCCCGAAAAGCTAGTTGCACCCCCTTACTCCCTGGAATTTGGGAACTGCTTCAGACATTGAGGGCGGCGAATCTGAAGCTCGGGATTCTGTCTGCGGATACTCCGGCGCTGGTGGCAGATTTTGTAGACTACTATCAATTAGCAGACCTATTTCACCTATGGATGGGGTCAGAAACACAACTGGGAAAGCCAGATCCCCATTTTTTCTGGCAGGCCTGCCGAGTACTAGAGGTGCAACCCTACGCCACCCTGATGATCGGTGATGCGGCGATCGACATACAAATGGGGCGGGCAGCTGGGACAGCGGGTTGTGTAGGCGTAACTTGGGGCTGGAATCGTTCCCTCGATCTGTTAAGCGCCGATGTGATCCTCACCCATCCTCAGCAGCTGGTAGTCTCCCAGAATTGA
- a CDS encoding transketolase-like TK C-terminal-containing protein, with protein MTHDSIALGEDGPTHQPVETIASLRAIPNLMVFRPADGNETSGAYKVAIERRQQPSLMAMSRQALPQLDGSSIEGVARGAYIVSDSLDIPDVILIGTGSEVHLCVQAAEKLRTDGHKVRVVSMPCWELFEEQDIHYKQAVLPKETKKRLVVEAASSFGWCRYMGSEGAMISVERFGVSAPGGLAMEKFGYTVDNVVAQAKTLLA; from the coding sequence ATGACCCATGACTCCATTGCCCTGGGTGAAGATGGCCCCACCCACCAGCCTGTTGAAACCATCGCTTCCCTGCGCGCTATTCCGAACCTCATGGTGTTCCGCCCTGCCGATGGTAATGAAACCTCGGGGGCTTACAAGGTGGCGATCGAGCGGCGGCAACAGCCCTCACTGATGGCGATGTCCCGTCAGGCTCTGCCCCAGTTGGATGGCTCCTCAATTGAAGGTGTGGCTCGGGGTGCCTATATTGTCTCCGATAGCCTTGACATCCCTGATGTGATCCTGATTGGCACGGGCAGCGAAGTTCACCTGTGTGTTCAAGCTGCTGAGAAACTGCGGACCGACGGCCACAAAGTCCGAGTCGTCTCTATGCCCTGCTGGGAACTGTTTGAGGAGCAAGATATCCACTACAAACAGGCGGTGCTGCCCAAGGAAACCAAGAAGCGCCTGGTTGTCGAAGCTGCGTCTAGTTTCGGCTGGTGCCGTTACATGGGTTCGGAGGGGGCAATGATTAGTGTCGAGCGCTTCGGGGTTTCTGCCCCCGGTGGTCTGGCCATGGAAAAATTTGGCTACACCGTCGATAACGTCGTTGCTCAAGCTAAAACACTCCTTGCTTAG
- a CDS encoding transposase-like zinc-binding domain-containing protein, which translates to MPVCPSGASSHTVKNGHIHNGKQRFKCHDCGRQFIEQRRPASRSPYLLSLITRPLRLPVYEWLKSW; encoded by the coding sequence ATGCCTGTCTGTCCTAGTGGTGCCTCTTCCCACACGGTCAAGAATGGTCACATCCACAATGGGAAACAACGGTTCAAATGCCATGATTGCGGACGACAGTTTATTGAACAACGAAGACCAGCAAGTAGGTCGCCCTACCTGCTGAGTTTAATCACACGACCGTTAAGGCTACCTGTCTATGAATGGCTCAAATCTTGGTGA
- a CDS encoding WD40 repeat domain-containing protein, with protein MAGNPDLMAWVNTVAFSPGGQLLATGSADTKIRLWHLETQKLLYTLSGHTGAVTTLSISADGKLLASGSADQTIKLWQLASGNLLHTLTAHTGAVTTVALSPQGQTLVSGSYDQTIKIWNLQTRTIIYSFLAHQGSVNTVAFSPYWEFLASTGDDKTIKIWQLATGKLLHTLSGSTHAARSIAFHPLGLSHQTALLASGSVDQTVKLWSMPTRPGAIALQLRHTLSGHTGEVCSVAFSADGQLLASSGADKTIKLWSALTYEFLQTLEGHEGGHPVCRV; from the coding sequence TTGGCGGGGAATCCCGATCTGATGGCCTGGGTGAATACCGTCGCCTTCAGCCCAGGGGGACAGCTCTTAGCTACGGGCAGTGCCGACACGAAGATTCGACTCTGGCATCTCGAGACTCAAAAACTGCTGTATACCCTATCTGGACATACGGGTGCTGTCACCACCCTCAGCATCAGTGCCGACGGTAAGCTATTGGCAAGTGGTAGTGCTGATCAAACGATCAAGCTTTGGCAACTTGCCTCAGGGAACTTGCTCCATACCCTGACCGCCCATACAGGTGCCGTCACCACGGTAGCTCTGAGTCCCCAGGGTCAAACCCTCGTCAGTGGTAGTTATGACCAAACAATTAAAATTTGGAATTTACAAACACGGACGATCATTTACTCCTTCTTGGCACACCAGGGCAGTGTTAACACCGTGGCTTTTAGCCCCTATTGGGAATTTCTTGCCAGTACTGGGGATGATAAAACGATCAAGATCTGGCAACTAGCAACGGGAAAGCTTCTACATACCCTTTCAGGTTCGACCCACGCCGCGCGATCCATTGCTTTTCATCCGCTGGGCTTATCCCATCAGACGGCTCTGTTGGCCAGTGGCAGTGTCGATCAAACCGTGAAACTTTGGTCGATGCCGACACGACCGGGGGCCATTGCCCTACAGCTCCGGCACACCCTTTCGGGTCACACAGGCGAGGTGTGCTCCGTGGCCTTCAGTGCTGATGGGCAACTCCTGGCCAGCAGTGGAGCCGATAAAACCATTAAACTGTGGTCAGCGCTCACCTACGAATTCTTACAAACTCTGGAGGGACATGAGGGGGGTCATCCGGTTTGCCGCGTTTAG
- a CDS encoding WD40 repeat domain-containing protein, whose protein sequence is MRGVIRFAAFSPNGQLLASGSKDSTVKVWRRSPG, encoded by the coding sequence ATGAGGGGGGTCATCCGGTTTGCCGCGTTTAGTCCCAATGGACAACTGTTGGCCAGTGGCAGTAAAGATAGTACGGTGAAGGTCTGGCGGCGATCGCCTGGTTGA
- the metK gene encoding methionine adenosyltransferase, with amino-acid sequence MSRRYLFTSESVTEGHPDKICDQISDTILDALLAQDPSSRVAAEVVVNTGLVLITGEITTQATVNYIDLARKKITEIGYMGVDSGFSANSCAVLIALDSQSPDIAQGVNTAHEHREQASDEELDAIGAGDQGLMFGFACNETPELMPLPISLSHRIARKLAAVRKTGQLPYLRPDGKTQVTVAYEDGCPVGIDTILISTQHSPTIGEISDDAAVQAKIREDLWTLVVQPVFGDIEIKPDATTRFLMNPTGKFVIGGPQGDSGLTGRKIIVDTYGGYSRHGGGAFSGKDPTKVDRSAAYACRYVAKNIVAAGLADKCEVQLSYAIGVARPVSIMIDTFGTGKVEDDLLLELVKQNFELRPAGIIQAFNLRYLPSERGGRFYQDVAAYGHFGRTDLELPWEQTDKAALLQEAAKQPLSITGSRT; translated from the coding sequence TTGTCTCGACGCTACCTCTTTACCTCTGAATCCGTTACCGAAGGCCATCCTGACAAGATCTGCGATCAGATTTCCGACACGATCCTGGATGCACTTCTTGCTCAAGACCCAAGCAGTCGAGTTGCGGCTGAGGTGGTTGTTAACACTGGCCTGGTCTTGATCACAGGGGAAATAACCACCCAGGCCACTGTGAATTACATCGATCTGGCTCGGAAGAAGATTACCGAAATTGGTTACATGGGTGTGGACAGCGGTTTTTCTGCCAATAGCTGTGCCGTGCTGATTGCCCTTGATAGTCAGTCTCCCGATATTGCTCAGGGTGTGAATACCGCCCATGAGCACCGGGAACAAGCCAGTGATGAAGAACTGGACGCAATCGGAGCTGGTGATCAGGGGTTGATGTTTGGGTTTGCCTGCAACGAAACGCCGGAGCTGATGCCCCTGCCGATTAGTTTGTCCCATCGAATTGCCCGCAAACTCGCAGCGGTGAGGAAAACGGGGCAACTGCCTTATCTGCGCCCGGATGGCAAAACCCAGGTCACTGTTGCCTACGAAGATGGATGCCCCGTGGGCATTGATACGATTCTGATTTCAACCCAGCATTCCCCGACCATTGGTGAGATCTCCGACGATGCTGCGGTGCAGGCCAAGATTCGAGAGGATCTCTGGACACTGGTAGTGCAGCCCGTGTTTGGGGATATTGAGATCAAGCCAGATGCTACGACTCGATTTTTGATGAATCCGACGGGTAAGTTTGTCATTGGTGGCCCCCAAGGAGACTCCGGCCTAACTGGACGCAAGATTATTGTGGATACCTACGGTGGTTATTCCCGTCATGGCGGCGGCGCTTTTTCCGGGAAGGATCCCACAAAGGTTGATCGCAGTGCTGCCTATGCCTGTCGCTATGTTGCCAAAAATATTGTGGCCGCAGGCTTGGCAGACAAGTGTGAGGTGCAGTTGAGTTATGCCATCGGGGTGGCTCGCCCAGTGAGCATTATGATCGACACCTTTGGCACCGGGAAAGTAGAGGATGATCTGTTGTTAGAGCTGGTGAAGCAGAACTTTGAACTGCGCCCTGCTGGAATTATTCAGGCATTTAATCTCCGCTATCTACCCAGTGAACGGGGGGGACGCTTCTACCAGGATGTTGCCGCCTATGGTCATTTTGGTCGCACAGATCTGGAACTGCCTTGGGAGCAAACGGACAAAGCAGCCCTGTTGCAGGAAGCTGCAAAGCAGCCCCTTTCCATTACGGGTTCCAGAACCTAA
- the xth gene encoding exodeoxyribonuclease III yields MQSMCYAYKKPRWWMLTFPNRPFLDLGYHLYISGQKSYNGVAILSRTPLKDIKTGFAPLLGSETAAIFDEQKRVIAGVVGNVCVVNLYVPNGTAGGEKYNFKLTWLRALREYLKQLQQRFTHLWICGDFNIAPEDRDIHDPVAYHNHIMATEPERQALQMILELGFADPFRKFTPEAGHYSWWDYRAAAFRRNLGWRIDHHYLTPALYERTKQCWIDITPRKQLQPSDHAPVIVEL; encoded by the coding sequence ATGCAGTCGATGTGCTATGCCTACAAGAAACCAAGGTGGTGGATGCTGACTTTCCCCAATCGCCCGTTTTTAGACTTGGGTTATCACCTCTATATTTCCGGGCAGAAAAGCTACAACGGTGTCGCGATTCTCAGCCGCACTCCGTTAAAAGATATCAAGACGGGCTTTGCTCCCCTCCTAGGTTCGGAGACGGCGGCCATTTTTGACGAGCAAAAACGGGTGATTGCCGGGGTAGTTGGCAACGTTTGTGTGGTGAACCTATATGTTCCCAACGGCACTGCAGGAGGTGAGAAGTATAATTTTAAGCTCACTTGGTTGCGGGCTTTGCGGGAGTATCTCAAACAGTTGCAACAGCGGTTTACCCATCTCTGGATTTGCGGAGATTTCAACATTGCTCCCGAGGATCGGGATATTCATGACCCCGTTGCCTATCACAATCACATCATGGCAACGGAACCGGAGCGTCAAGCCTTACAAATGATTTTAGAGTTGGGATTTGCAGACCCCTTCCGCAAGTTCACGCCTGAAGCTGGACACTATAGTTGGTGGGATTACCGAGCTGCTGCGTTTCGGCGGAATCTGGGCTGGCGGATTGATCATCACTACCTGACCCCTGCCCTTTACGAGCGCACAAAACAATGCTGGATCGACATCACCCCTCGGAAGCAGCTCCAACCCAGTGATCATGCCCCCGTCATTGTTGAACTTTAG
- the acpP gene encoding acyl carrier protein, which translates to MSEKEVFEKVQKIVSEQLGVDVGEVKPEASFANDLGADSLDTVELVMALEEEFDIEIPDEAAEGIATVQSAVDFICKKVAV; encoded by the coding sequence ATGAGCGAGAAAGAAGTTTTTGAGAAAGTCCAGAAAATCGTATCTGAGCAACTTGGTGTGGATGTGGGTGAAGTCAAGCCCGAGGCTAGCTTTGCCAACGATCTCGGGGCTGATTCTCTGGATACCGTGGAACTGGTGATGGCTCTGGAAGAAGAGTTTGATATTGAAATCCCCGATGAAGCAGCCGAAGGGATTGCGACGGTGCAGTCGGCTGTGGATTTCATCTGCAAGAAAGTTGCTGTTTGA